DNA from bacterium:
CCGGGTGGGTGACGCAGCGCCGATGGCATTCGTTGAATTGGTTGGCTACGAAGAAGAAATTATGAAGGCGGTACAGGAGCGTATCGAGGCAAAAGAAAACCTTAAGAAGGAAGAGAAGAAACCGGCAATTGCCCGGAGTAAGGGTGAGAAGAAAACGGTCTCTAACGAATCCGAAGTCGAGAAGACTGCGAAGAAGCGCTGGCCGCGTGGAAAGTGGCACCCCGGCGCGAAGAAAGGGTCGGCAAAGAAAACTGCTGCCAACCCTGCCAAGTAATTTCCGTGATTGTAGGGGCGGCTGGCAGCCGCCCTTATTCTTTTTGTGGGCGTAATGGCATACGCGCCATTTTTTTGTGTTAGCGAGGATTGTAGGGGCGGCTGGTAGCCGCCCTTTTCCAATCTGTCGCGATTTTCTTGTAACTCCCCACTATGCGTGAATATTTCGTATATTATAACCCGAACACGACCGACAAATTCACCTGATACAAGTTCCCGGAAGGCAAAGCAATGCAACTCCCGTTACAATTTCCGTTATCAGCGCCACACGGTTCAACTCTGCATGCTAAAGGTTGGCAGCAGGAAGCCGCCCTGCGAATGCTACTCAACAATCTCGATCCTGATGTCGCCGAGCGCCCGGAAGAATTGATTGTTTATGGCGGTCGCGGTAAAGCGGCGCGGAATATTCCCGCACTCAATGCGATTGTCAAGGAACTCCTCGCGCTGGAAAACGATCAGACATTACTCGTGCAATCTGGGAAACCAGTTGGAGTGATTCAAACTCATCCTGATGCACCGCGGGTATTGATTGCAAATTCCAATCTGGTACCAAATTGGTCTACTTGGTCGCATTTCGAGGAACTCGACCGTAAAGGCCTCATGATGTATGGGCAAATGACCGCCGGTTCTTGGATCTACATTGGCACGCAAGGAATTCTGCAAGGCACCTTTGAAACCTTTGCCGCGTTAGCGAAAAAACACTATGGCGGAACACTTAGCGGGAAGTGGGTGTTGACCGCCGGCTTAGGAGGAATGGGTGGTGCGCAACCCTTATCGGTCACCATGAATGGCGGTGTTGCGCTCTGCATCGAAGTTGATCACTCCCGTATCCAGCGACGATTAGAAACCAAGTATCTTGATGAAACCGCACCGAATCTTGACTTCGCAATATCCCGTATAAAAATGGCGCTGATGAGCAACCAAGCAGTTTCCATTGGCTTACTGGGAAATGCCGCCGACATCATTCCCGAGTTAGTGAAACGCGATTTCGTACCAGATGTTGTTACCGATCAAACCAGCGCACACGATGAGCTGAACGGATATATCCCTAATCATTTTACTTTGGAAGAAGCGCTTGAATTACGGAAATCCGATCCCGATACTTATCGCAAAGAGGCGTTCCGTGCGATGGCAGAACACTGTGAAGCAATCGTCGCGCTCAAGGATATGGGTGCGATTGCTTTCGATTACGGAAACAATCTTCGGGCAAAAGCGAAGGAAGGCGGTTTTATTCGTGCCTTTGAGTATCCCGGTTTCGTACCTGCCTACGTTCGTCCGCTCTTTTGCGAAGGGAAAGGTCCATTCCGATGGGCCGCGCTCTCCGGCGACCCGCACGATATCGCAGTCACCGACGAAGCGATTGTTGAGTTGTTTCCCCAAAACGAATCGTTACAACGCTGGATGAAACTCGCCAAAGAGCGAGTGAAGTTCCAAGGACTTCCGGCGCGCATTTGTTGGCTAGGTTATGGCGAACGCCATCTCGCTGGACTGAAATTCAACGAGTTAGTTGCCGCAGACAAAGTCAAAGCGCCGATTGTGATTGGACGCGATCATCTCGACTGTGGTAGCGTTGCCTCGCCATTCCGCGAAACCGAAGCGATGAAAGATGGCAGCGATGCCGTCTCTGACTGGGCTTTGCTCAATGCATTGGTCAACACCGCCTCCGGTGCGACTTGGGTTAGTTTCCATCATGGTGGTGGCGTTGGAATGGGTTTCAGTCAACATGCCGGACAAGTAATCGTTGCCGATGGCACGCCAGAGGCGGCAAAACGCTTGGAACGCGTTTTAACCAATGATCCGCTCATGGG
Protein-coding regions in this window:
- the hutU gene encoding urocanate hydratase, with amino-acid sequence MQLPLQFPLSAPHGSTLHAKGWQQEAALRMLLNNLDPDVAERPEELIVYGGRGKAARNIPALNAIVKELLALENDQTLLVQSGKPVGVIQTHPDAPRVLIANSNLVPNWSTWSHFEELDRKGLMMYGQMTAGSWIYIGTQGILQGTFETFAALAKKHYGGTLSGKWVLTAGLGGMGGAQPLSVTMNGGVALCIEVDHSRIQRRLETKYLDETAPNLDFAISRIKMALMSNQAVSIGLLGNAADIIPELVKRDFVPDVVTDQTSAHDELNGYIPNHFTLEEALELRKSDPDTYRKEAFRAMAEHCEAIVALKDMGAIAFDYGNNLRAKAKEGGFIRAFEYPGFVPAYVRPLFCEGKGPFRWAALSGDPHDIAVTDEAIVELFPQNESLQRWMKLAKERVKFQGLPARICWLGYGERHLAGLKFNELVAADKVKAPIVIGRDHLDCGSVASPFRETEAMKDGSDAVSDWALLNALVNTASGATWVSFHHGGGVGMGFSQHAGQVIVADGTPEAAKRLERVLTNDPLMGVFRHCDAGYDEAWDCADRMNVRIPMARS